The following are encoded together in the Candidatus Krumholzibacteriia bacterium genome:
- a CDS encoding response regulator — MDLTRIDASVEADFDEPMRRTKVLVIDDEPDIVEFVEYNLRREQFDTSHAGDGPSALRRAREDRPDIILLDLMLPGIDGLEVCRQLRQATETATIPIIMLTAKGEEADVVSGLEIGADDYVPKPFSMRLLLARIRAVLRRSGRGELGDAGVTHVGDLRIDDERHQVTLQGRELQFTLTEYKLLRFLARHPGRVFTRTQILGNIQDEHVLVVDRAIDVHVAALRRKLGEAATLIETVRGVGYRFKT; from the coding sequence GTGGATTTGACCCGGATCGACGCCTCGGTGGAGGCAGACTTCGACGAACCGATGCGCAGAACCAAGGTTCTGGTCATCGACGACGAGCCGGACATCGTCGAGTTCGTCGAGTACAACTTGCGCCGCGAGCAGTTCGACACCAGTCACGCCGGTGACGGGCCGTCGGCGCTCCGGCGCGCCCGCGAGGATCGGCCCGACATCATCCTCCTCGACCTCATGCTGCCCGGCATCGACGGCCTCGAAGTCTGCCGCCAGCTGCGCCAAGCCACGGAGACCGCCACCATCCCCATCATCATGCTCACCGCCAAGGGCGAGGAAGCCGACGTGGTTTCGGGCCTGGAGATCGGCGCCGATGACTACGTCCCCAAACCCTTCAGCATGCGCTTGCTCCTGGCGCGTATTCGCGCCGTCCTCCGGCGCAGCGGCCGGGGCGAGCTCGGCGACGCCGGCGTCACCCATGTCGGCGATCTCCGCATCGACGACGAGCGCCACCAGGTGACCCTGCAGGGCCGCGAGCTCCAGTTCACCCTCACGGAGTACAAGCTCCTGCGCTTCCTGGCGCGCCATCCCGGCCGCGTCTTCACCCGCACCCAGATCCTCGGCAACATCCAGGACGAGCACGTGCTGGTGGTGGACCGCGCCATCGATGTGCACGTCGCGGCGCTGCGCCGCAAACTGGGCGAGGCCGCCACGCTCATCGAGACGGTGCGCGGCGTGGGCTACCGCTTCAAGACCTGA
- a CDS encoding GAK system CofD-like protein, producing the protein LLPQGVGKAVRNAPSPKVYIPNTGHDPEQLGHTVASCVAQLLATLRRDAGEETTAAELLDLVLVDSANGDYPGGLEAEAVRSLGVTLVDLPLVTPESRPHLDPELLARALLSLA; encoded by the coding sequence CCTCCTGCCCCAGGGTGTGGGCAAGGCCGTACGCAACGCTCCGTCTCCCAAGGTCTACATCCCCAACACCGGTCACGACCCGGAGCAGCTCGGGCACACTGTGGCGTCCTGCGTCGCCCAGCTCCTTGCGACGCTCCGCCGGGATGCGGGCGAAGAGACCACCGCGGCAGAGCTCCTCGACCTCGTCCTGGTGGACTCGGCGAACGGCGACTATCCGGGCGGTCTGGAAGCGGAAGCGGTGCGCTCCCTGGGTGTCACCCTGGTGGATCTGCCCCTCGTCACCCCCGAGAGCCGTCCCCATCTCGACCCGGAGCTCCTCGCCCGGGCTCTTCTGAGCCTCGCCTGA
- a CDS encoding peptidylprolyl isomerase, with translation MNRSAKIRCGFALATLVWVCALLAAAPACNAKREDTAPAQVAQAPTPPTEKPAEKPAEKPQEKNLLLAPNDPAVNQKAPDFFKVQFTTTKGDFVVEVDREWAPKGADRFYNLVNAGFYDGCQFFRVIPNFMCQFGLNGDPKVSAAWRKAKIQDDPVKSSNKRGFVSYAMAGPNTRTTQIFINFKDGNSRLDSMGFAPFGKVSQGMEIVDQLYSGYGENPPETQGSIESEGNSYLQKTFPKLDSIKTARVIK, from the coding sequence ATGAACAGGTCCGCCAAGATCCGCTGCGGTTTCGCTCTCGCGACCCTGGTGTGGGTGTGCGCCCTCTTGGCCGCCGCCCCCGCCTGCAACGCCAAACGGGAGGACACCGCGCCGGCCCAGGTCGCTCAGGCCCCCACACCACCTACGGAAAAGCCCGCGGAAAAACCCGCGGAGAAGCCCCAGGAGAAGAATCTCTTGCTCGCTCCCAACGATCCCGCTGTCAACCAGAAGGCACCGGACTTCTTCAAGGTGCAGTTCACCACCACCAAGGGTGATTTCGTCGTGGAAGTGGACCGCGAGTGGGCCCCGAAGGGCGCCGATCGCTTCTACAACCTGGTCAATGCCGGGTTCTACGACGGCTGCCAATTCTTTCGCGTCATCCCCAACTTCATGTGCCAGTTCGGCCTGAATGGAGACCCCAAGGTCTCCGCCGCCTGGCGCAAAGCCAAGATCCAAGACGATCCGGTAAAGTCGAGCAACAAGCGAGGCTTCGTGAGCTACGCCATGGCCGGGCCGAACACACGGACGACACAGATCTTCATCAACTTCAAGGATGGGAACTCGCGCCTCGACAGCATGGGCTTCGCGCCCTTCGGCAAGGTGAGTCAGGGGATGGAGATCGTGGACCAGCTCTACTCTGGCTACGGCGAGAACCCGCCGGAGACCCAGGGTTCCATCGAGTC